The sequence below is a genomic window from Humulus lupulus chromosome 3, drHumLupu1.1, whole genome shotgun sequence.
AAtacttaataatatttattaaattaaaatatttgagTTCCAATATTGAATAGCACCAATAACTATTTGTCACATTCTTGTAGTGTTGTGCACCATTGGTGTCTCATAGCAATTATCATAGGGACTTTGatggattatttatttataaaaatatttaattgaatagggtttatatttttttggaccatgtattttgtcttattacatgtttggaccctgtgttttgacaaattactttttggaccctatgttttgtaaaatagttaaaatagaaccctaaactcaatttcgatgaagaaaaaattgaatataacaacacagtttttaagtagaatgattttatttttgttctgtattattagtttggtaaattatttatgatttaagttgaaaaaacattgaccaaaatcaggtttagggttttattttaactattttacaaaacatagggtccaaaaagtaatttatcaaaacacagggtccaaacaggtaattagacaaaacacaggatccaaaaacgATAAACCGAATTGAATATTTAAGATTAAATTGGGGAAAAGAACActttataattctataattaagaTAGCAGGTGATATATTTAATTTTCTGGCTGATTTGTAGCCTATGTATAACAAAAACCTTGGCATCAATAttaagtgatatatatatatatatatagaaaattaaatgaaagAATGAAGCGTTCGTATagacaattaaattaatttgtaCTTAAAAGAATAGcatgtatatttataggaaaGAATAGTACAGAGAAACAAGGCAACCATCATTGTTGACCCTCTCAAAATGAATTGAAGATATTAATTGAAAAGACTATTGGTGATGGAGCTGGTGTGAACTGAGAATGGCGTCTGCATGTTGCTTGACCACCTTCCAAGCCTCAACAACATGAGATTCCTCTGTGAGACTCGCACCAACTGCGAAACGCAACAGAAAGATACCGCCGACGACCGAATGGGTCATGTAGATTCGACCGGAGCGGTTAATAGAGTCCATGAGCTTGTTGTTGAGCTCATTCACAGATATCATTTTTTTGGGAGTACTAATAATACTACTCCTTCGGGGACAATTATTAGTTATCTCGGACAACACGGCTTTAGATTTAGTAGCACTAGTTATTGCTGATGGCGATATTCTGAAACAAACAGTGGCAAAATTCCTGGGAACGACAACCTCAAACCTGTCGTCAGCCAGTACAGATCCTTGGAAAAGCTTTGCCATCTTGACATGTTTTCGGAGAAAGCCACGTAGTTTCTCGACTCCATAGCTTCGGAGTACGAGCCATAGTTTGAGGGAGCGGAATCGTCGGCTGAGAGCGAGCTGCCAGTCTTTATAGTCGACTACTTGCTTAGACTCAGTGGCCTTGTTCTTGAGATACTCCGGATCAGTGGACAGTGATTGCGTTAATGCTGCGGGGTCTTTGACCCAAAGGCAGCAGCAATCCAAGGTGGTGAAGAACCATTTATGGGCGTTGAAGCTGAAAGAGTTGGCTCCTTCGACTCCGTCGATGAAGTGCCGGAATTCTGGGCAAATACAGATGCTCCCGGCGTAAGCGGCGTCGACGTGGACCCACATTCCGTAATCCTTTGCCACGTCACATAAAGGTCCGAGTGGGTCAACAGCGGTTGTGGATGTTGTCCCGACAGTTGCGAGTAAAAACGTGGGGACGAGTCCGGCCTCAACATCGGCAGTTATGGTGTTTCTTAAGGCCTCAGGAGACATGGAAAACGAAGACGATAACGTGGTGGGGATGACTCGAAAATTGTTGGGGTGGATGCCGGCAATCTGGGCAGCTTTCTTGAAGGCGCAATGTGTTTGGTCGGAACAATAAACGACGAGCTTTCCAATATTGTCGCTTCCAATGATTTTGAGGGTTCGGTCTCGGGCAGCTACGAGTGTACACAAGATGGCCTCGCAGGTGGTTCCTTGTAGGACACC
It includes:
- the LOC133824197 gene encoding tyrosine decarboxylase-like; translation: MGSLGDFEFPLNNALSNMAGEASTNPLDPEEFRRQGHMVIDFIADYYKNIEKHPVLSQVEPGYLKKRLPTSAPYYPESIETILSDVQDHIVPGITHWQSPNYFAYFPSSGSIAGFLGEMLATGFNVVGFNWMSSPAATELESIVMDWLGEMLRLPKSFLFSGNGGGVLQGTTCEAILCTLVAARDRTLKIIGSDNIGKLVVYCSDQTHCAFKKAAQIAGIHPNNFRVIPTTLSSSFSMSPEALRNTITADVEAGLVPTFLLATVGTTSTTAVDPLGPLCDVAKDYGMWVHVDAAYAGSICICPEFRHFIDGVEGANSFSFNAHKWFFTTLDCCCLWVKDPAALTQSLSTDPEYLKNKATESKQVVDYKDWQLALSRRFRSLKLWLVLRSYGVEKLRGFLRKHVKMAKLFQGSVLADDRFEVVVPRNFATVCFRISPSAITSATKSKAVLSEITNNCPRRSSIISTPKKMISVNELNNKLMDSINRSGRIYMTHSVVGGIFLLRFAVGASLTEESHVVEAWKVVKQHADAILSSHQLHHQ